A genomic segment from Glycine max cultivar Williams 82 chromosome 1, Glycine_max_v4.0, whole genome shotgun sequence encodes:
- the LOC102661332 gene encoding tubulin alpha-2 chain-like encodes MTKANVSLPRTIQWDEVTLPEKWVMDKATLSIPRPAPTIEQIKQDNSGKVEIAFNRRNSFSSRIEASRFEYESARRSFSTTALVSRLTSLRFDGTINVDITEFHTNLVPYPRVHFIISLYTSVISTAKAYHEQLSILEITNAMFEPPSMMAKCDPRHGKYMGCYLMYHSDDVPKDVNAIVATIKIERIV; translated from the exons atgacaaaggcCAATGTTTCTCTCCCAAGAACCATACAATGGGATGAAGTAACTCTCCCTGAAAAATGGGTCATGGACAAGGCCACACTGTCAATCCCCCGACCGGCTCCAACCATAGAACAAATTAAACAAGACAACTCCGGAAAGGTAGAAATAGCCTTTAACAGGAGAAATTCTTTCTCATCAAGGATAGAAGCCTCTAGGTTTGAGTATGAGTCAGCAAGAAGGTCTTTCTCG ACAACTGCACTAGTCTCCAGACTCACTTCCTTAAGGTTTGATGGCACTATCAATGTAGATATTACTGAGTTCCACACCAACCTTGTGCCATACCCCAGGGTCCACTTCATCATTTCTTTGTATACTTCAGTTATCTCTACCGCCAAGGCCTACCATGAGCAGTTGTCGATTTTAGAGATCACGAATGCCATGTTCGAGCCCCCGAGCATGATGGCCAAGTGTGACCCCAGACACGGCAAGTACATGGGTTGCTACTTGATGTACCATAGTGATGATGTTCCTAAGGATGTCAATGCCATTGTTGCCACCATCAAGATTGAGAGGATTGTTTAG